The following are from one region of the Simiduia agarivorans SA1 = DSM 21679 genome:
- the hutG gene encoding formimidoylglutamase, with the protein MSTQFSDTDPHYRPADPALWNGRIDDEEALPALRWHQQTQCISLASLPPVTHQLVQLGFACDAGVMRNKGRPGAVAGPDALRGALCNLACDQTLLFDAGTIACEGDQLEPAQASLASAVARLRAAGAAPVVFGGGHEIAWGSFQGLMPELNQYPHIGIVNFDAHLDLRRPEPAGSSGTPFRQIAEWCQQHQHPFHYLVVGANQSANTDALWQFASAQGVQWLDDISAETAPATECYAVLDRFLAGVDALYITVCMDVFNAAFAPGVSAPAAMGLSPGRFFHLFKHLLKLAHRHQKPVLLLDIAELNPHYDRDHQTAKLAARIVWEYQTWRRQAAP; encoded by the coding sequence ATGAGCACGCAATTTTCTGATACAGACCCGCACTACCGTCCGGCCGACCCAGCCCTCTGGAACGGTCGCATCGACGACGAAGAAGCCTTGCCCGCACTGCGCTGGCATCAACAGACGCAATGCATTTCGCTGGCTTCGCTGCCGCCGGTAACGCACCAGCTGGTGCAACTGGGCTTTGCCTGCGACGCCGGCGTGATGCGCAATAAAGGCCGTCCGGGTGCAGTCGCCGGCCCGGATGCCCTGCGCGGCGCACTGTGCAACCTGGCCTGCGACCAAACGCTTTTGTTTGATGCCGGTACCATCGCCTGTGAGGGCGACCAGCTGGAGCCAGCGCAGGCCAGCCTTGCCAGCGCCGTCGCCCGACTCCGTGCCGCCGGCGCAGCGCCGGTGGTGTTCGGTGGCGGGCATGAAATCGCCTGGGGCAGCTTCCAGGGACTGATGCCCGAACTGAACCAGTATCCGCACATCGGCATTGTGAATTTTGATGCACACCTGGATCTGCGCCGACCCGAGCCGGCCGGCTCCTCCGGTACCCCGTTCCGGCAAATTGCCGAGTGGTGCCAGCAGCACCAGCACCCTTTCCATTACCTGGTGGTGGGCGCCAATCAAAGCGCCAACACCGATGCCCTGTGGCAATTTGCCAGCGCGCAGGGGGTGCAATGGCTGGATGACATCAGCGCAGAAACAGCGCCTGCGACCGAATGCTACGCCGTGCTGGATCGCTTTCTCGCCGGTGTGGATGCGCTTTACATTACCGTCTGCATGGATGTATTCAACGCTGCCTTCGCGCCCGGCGTCAGCGCGCCCGCCGCCATGGGTTTATCGCCCGGCCGGTTTTTTCACCTGTTCAAACACTTGCTGAAACTGGCGCACCGTCATCAGAAGCCGGTGCTGCTGCTGGACATTGCCGAGCTCAACCCACACTACGACCGTGACCATCAAACCGCTAAACTGGCAGCCCGGATTGTGTGGGAATACCAAACTTGGCGTAGACAAGCGGCGCCGTAA
- a CDS encoding alanine/glycine:cation symporter family protein, whose translation MENFEASLAATVGAINGVLWDKILIVMLIGAGLWFTLRLGAVQFRLFGHMFGVMKGSLRSNKLGISPFQALATSLAARVGTGNLAGVAVAITLGGPGAVFWMWVIALMGMATGFAESTLGQFYKVKDANGEYRGGPAYYIQMGLNNRWLAILFSLCLLFGYGFVFSAVQANTIGDALNNAYGISPFQSGLVMTVVAGLVLIGGLRAIATFAEITVPFMGLGYVLMALTLVAINIAEVPDILALIVKSAFGLEEAAGGFLGAAINGIKRGLYSNEAGSGSVPHAAAAAVPYPNHPVSQGLVQMLGVFVDTIIICSCTAIIILLAHDNLGSDLAAIRVTQEAMVHHVGSWGMDFIAVTIVFFSFTSVIANYAYAESNLHMFKLDNRLGRLCLIAGYLVMVLWGSMAKLQTVWDLADMALGLMTVINVIAIVWLTPTVKALLNDYLAQRKANKLPEYTLEKSHRYQGEPEAGVWSKAD comes from the coding sequence ATGGAAAATTTTGAAGCAAGCCTTGCGGCCACCGTTGGCGCCATTAACGGCGTCCTTTGGGACAAAATTCTGATTGTCATGCTGATCGGTGCCGGCCTCTGGTTCACCCTGCGCCTGGGCGCGGTGCAATTCAGGTTGTTCGGCCATATGTTCGGTGTGATGAAAGGCTCGCTCAGATCCAACAAGCTCGGCATCTCGCCTTTCCAGGCGTTGGCCACAAGTCTCGCGGCCCGCGTAGGTACCGGTAACCTTGCCGGGGTTGCGGTGGCCATCACCTTGGGCGGTCCCGGCGCCGTGTTCTGGATGTGGGTGATTGCACTGATGGGCATGGCCACCGGCTTTGCCGAATCCACTCTCGGACAATTTTACAAAGTCAAAGATGCCAACGGCGAATACCGTGGCGGACCGGCCTATTACATCCAGATGGGGCTGAACAACCGTTGGCTGGCGATTCTTTTCTCCTTGTGCCTGCTGTTCGGTTATGGCTTCGTTTTTTCTGCGGTTCAGGCCAACACCATTGGTGACGCGCTCAATAACGCTTACGGCATTTCGCCCTTCCAGTCCGGTTTGGTGATGACGGTGGTGGCCGGTCTCGTACTGATTGGCGGTTTGCGCGCCATCGCCACCTTCGCCGAAATCACCGTGCCGTTTATGGGCTTGGGCTATGTACTCATGGCGCTGACACTGGTTGCCATCAATATTGCCGAAGTACCCGACATTCTCGCCCTGATTGTTAAATCCGCGTTCGGCCTGGAAGAAGCCGCGGGCGGTTTTCTGGGCGCGGCCATTAACGGCATCAAGCGCGGCCTCTACTCCAACGAAGCCGGTTCCGGCAGCGTGCCGCACGCCGCCGCTGCCGCGGTGCCCTATCCCAATCACCCGGTATCCCAAGGTCTGGTGCAAATGCTGGGCGTCTTTGTGGACACCATTATTATCTGCTCCTGCACGGCCATCATTATTTTACTGGCGCACGACAATCTGGGCTCCGATCTCGCGGCCATCCGCGTGACGCAGGAAGCCATGGTGCACCATGTGGGTAGCTGGGGTATGGATTTCATCGCAGTGACCATCGTGTTTTTCAGCTTCACGTCGGTGATTGCCAATTACGCCTACGCCGAATCAAACCTGCACATGTTCAAACTCGATAACCGTCTGGGCCGGCTGTGTCTGATTGCCGGTTATCTGGTAATGGTTCTGTGGGGGTCAATGGCAAAATTGCAAACCGTGTGGGACCTTGCCGATATGGCATTGGGTCTGATGACAGTGATTAACGTCATCGCCATTGTCTGGCTCACACCCACCGTGAAAGCGCTGCTGAATGACTATCTGGCGCAGCGCAAGGCCAATAAACTGCCGGAATACACACTGGAAAAATCCCACCGCTACCAGGGCGAACCTGAAGCCGGGGTTTGGAGTAAAGCCGATTGA
- a CDS encoding Ppx/GppA phosphatase family protein, translated as MSEHHYAAVDLGSNSFHLLVAEWRDGRLEVVDRYKEMVQIARGLDGHGKLSKDTQTAALDVLARMGQRLRDIPAHHIRAVGTKTLRAARNSDKFLRKAQAALGHPIHIISGFEEARLVYQGVCSTLERNNQKRLVIDIGGASTEFIIGQGDTPRLLESLNLGCVVLAERFFKYGPVTERAMQSAYTAACAIIEPIARAYRAEGWELAIGTSGTMRAAAELMDAKNKGLISRESLTRVVEQTIADGEVLHASVPKLRRDVLPAGLAIISAIFDQLKLTELHVADAALKEGLIQELLGQGAATDTRDTSVMHLAERYGCDLQQGQRVAGVASQLINQIPLPPVNGIPPAQFMHWAGILHEIGLHISHSGYHKHGHYLLKHHDMGGFSRFEQHWLASLVRMQRNNIKQALIIEQSQSLQPVLLCMVAVFRLALIFCRARKDPDIIPQLAMQSAGDLMQLRLILPDQWLDNHPLTALNLQQEADLLAEAGLTLTF; from the coding sequence TTGAGTGAACACCATTACGCCGCGGTAGACCTGGGTTCTAACAGTTTCCATTTGCTGGTCGCCGAATGGCGAGACGGCCGACTGGAAGTGGTCGACCGCTACAAGGAAATGGTGCAAATAGCCCGGGGCCTGGACGGCCACGGCAAGCTCAGCAAAGACACCCAGACTGCCGCGCTGGATGTGTTGGCCCGTATGGGTCAACGCCTGCGCGACATTCCGGCACACCACATCCGCGCGGTGGGCACAAAAACACTGCGGGCGGCGCGCAACAGCGATAAATTTTTGCGCAAAGCACAAGCCGCCCTTGGCCACCCCATCCACATTATTTCCGGGTTTGAAGAAGCCCGATTGGTGTATCAGGGCGTGTGCTCAACGCTTGAGCGCAATAACCAGAAACGGCTGGTCATCGATATAGGCGGCGCCAGCACAGAGTTTATTATTGGTCAGGGTGACACACCGCGTTTACTGGAAAGCCTTAACCTCGGCTGCGTGGTGCTGGCCGAGCGATTTTTCAAATACGGCCCGGTCACTGAACGCGCGATGCAATCCGCGTACACCGCCGCCTGCGCCATCATCGAGCCCATCGCGCGCGCCTACCGCGCCGAAGGTTGGGAGCTGGCCATCGGCACCTCGGGCACCATGCGTGCAGCCGCCGAACTCATGGACGCCAAAAACAAAGGCCTGATCAGCCGCGAAAGCCTGACCCGGGTAGTGGAACAAACCATCGCCGACGGCGAGGTACTGCACGCCAGCGTTCCGAAACTCCGGCGCGATGTATTGCCTGCGGGTTTAGCCATTATCAGCGCTATTTTTGATCAATTGAAATTAACCGAATTGCACGTGGCTGACGCTGCACTGAAAGAAGGCCTGATTCAGGAACTGTTGGGTCAGGGCGCTGCAACCGATACCCGCGACACCAGCGTCATGCACCTGGCAGAGCGTTACGGGTGCGATCTTCAGCAAGGTCAACGGGTGGCCGGAGTGGCCAGCCAGCTGATCAATCAAATCCCCCTGCCGCCGGTGAATGGCATCCCGCCCGCACAATTCATGCACTGGGCCGGTATCCTGCACGAGATCGGTTTGCATATCAGCCACAGCGGCTACCACAAGCATGGTCACTACCTGCTGAAACACCACGACATGGGTGGCTTTTCGCGGTTCGAGCAACACTGGCTGGCCAGCCTTGTGCGCATGCAACGCAATAACATTAAACAGGCGCTGATCATTGAACAGAGTCAATCGTTACAACCGGTGCTGTTGTGCATGGTCGCCGTTTTCCGGTTGGCGTTAATTTTCTGCCGTGCCCGTAAAGACCCGGACATCATCCCCCAACTCGCGATGCAATCCGCTGGCGACCTGATGCAGCTGCGATTGATACTGCCAGACCAATGGCTCGATAATCACCCGCTGACAGCACTTAACCTGCAACAGGAAGCCGACCTGCTGGCGGAAGCCGGTTTGACCTTAACATTCTGA
- a CDS encoding helix-turn-helix domain-containing protein produces MSVQVIMKDGRPEWAVIPYAEYEALLARAGAAVKEEAVASPDSAVTAAKTGHVFSLARYNAIKTDKGKDTAAIAKDAGISPVYCAQIEQGERAPSPAIIRGLAQALSVKPDDLLD; encoded by the coding sequence ATGAGTGTACAGGTAATTATGAAAGATGGCAGGCCTGAATGGGCCGTGATTCCCTATGCGGAATACGAAGCGCTGTTGGCGCGGGCGGGCGCAGCGGTAAAGGAGGAAGCCGTTGCGTCTCCTGACTCTGCGGTAACGGCAGCCAAAACCGGTCATGTATTCAGTCTTGCCCGTTATAACGCCATTAAAACTGATAAGGGCAAGGATACGGCGGCGATTGCCAAAGACGCGGGCATATCGCCGGTTTATTGTGCCCAGATTGAGCAGGGCGAGCGCGCGCCGAGTCCGGCGATTATCCGCGGGTTGGCGCAGGCGTTGTCGGTTAAACCCGACGACCTGTTGGATTAG
- a CDS encoding aconitate hydratase 2 produces the protein MIRLLPFIILIVLAWYGYRRFMQLPAESRERRLWQAAVVAFLLLTLFALVTGRLNWLGALLVGLIPFVRGLWRLFTHGLTLLGWWNTYQQARAMRTEYLRLFVTNGKMDGEVLQGEFQGQTLNALDKTQLDRLHQWLKQQDPVAARLLHSYLLSRFGDQPDTDAGADNMTLAEARTLLGVDETADKKTIVYAHRKMMQKFHPDRGGSHELAARINAAKDKLLEHL, from the coding sequence ATGATTCGTCTGCTGCCCTTTATTATTCTTATAGTCTTGGCCTGGTACGGCTACCGCCGGTTCATGCAACTGCCCGCAGAAAGCCGCGAGCGCCGTCTGTGGCAGGCGGCCGTGGTGGCATTTTTGCTGCTCACACTATTTGCGCTGGTAACCGGTCGGCTTAACTGGCTTGGCGCACTGCTGGTGGGTCTGATTCCCTTTGTCCGTGGTCTCTGGCGACTGTTCACCCACGGACTCACATTGCTGGGCTGGTGGAATACCTATCAACAGGCGCGCGCCATGCGCACCGAATACCTGCGATTGTTTGTGACAAACGGCAAGATGGACGGTGAAGTCCTGCAAGGAGAATTTCAGGGCCAGACCTTAAATGCGCTGGATAAAACCCAACTGGATCGTTTGCATCAATGGCTCAAGCAGCAGGACCCGGTGGCAGCCCGGCTGCTGCACAGCTACCTGCTCAGCCGGTTTGGCGATCAACCCGACACGGACGCCGGGGCCGACAATATGACGTTGGCAGAAGCCCGCACACTGCTCGGGGTTGACGAGACAGCCGATAAGAAAACCATCGTGTATGCGCACCGAAAAATGATGCAGAAATTTCATCCCGACCGGGGCGGGAGTCATGAATTAGCGGCGCGTATCAACGCCGCCAAGGACAAGCTGCTGGAACACTTATAG
- a CDS encoding HAD family hydrolase, with the protein MQYKAVLFDHDGTLADSEVVHYQFWADVLAELGVAFPEAHYRTHYTGVSELATAQHLRQTFALSPSVDSLVQAKRERAKAYHAHKHYPTLPFVEATLETLKTNGVRMAVVSGSARFALEANLEAAGLRHYFEFIASGEEVAENKPAPDVYQHALAQLQLPVADCLAVEDTCSGLTAAKAAGLVTCVIPNRFSGHQDFTAADQRFAHMGEFCQWLLNRPL; encoded by the coding sequence ATGCAATACAAAGCGGTTTTATTTGACCACGACGGGACCTTGGCAGATTCGGAGGTGGTGCATTACCAATTCTGGGCCGATGTGCTGGCAGAGCTCGGAGTAGCCTTTCCCGAAGCGCATTACCGAACCCATTACACTGGCGTGTCGGAGCTTGCTACTGCTCAGCACCTGCGGCAGACCTTTGCGCTATCACCCTCAGTAGACAGCCTGGTGCAGGCGAAACGCGAGCGCGCGAAAGCGTATCATGCGCACAAACACTACCCGACCTTGCCATTTGTTGAAGCAACTCTGGAAACGCTTAAGACTAATGGCGTGCGCATGGCCGTGGTCTCGGGTTCCGCGCGTTTTGCCCTTGAGGCCAACCTGGAGGCGGCCGGCCTACGGCATTATTTTGAATTTATTGCCAGTGGCGAAGAAGTGGCCGAGAATAAACCGGCGCCGGATGTCTATCAGCATGCGCTGGCGCAGTTGCAATTGCCGGTAGCCGATTGCCTGGCAGTGGAAGATACCTGCAGCGGGCTTACGGCCGCCAAAGCGGCCGGTTTGGTGACGTGTGTCATACCCAATCGCTTTTCAGGCCACCAGGATTTTACTGCCGCAGATCAACGCTTCGCCCACATGGGTGAGTTTTGTCAGTGGTTGCTGAATCGTCCGCTATAA
- a CDS encoding ATP-binding protein: MHSIKRFFRSIAGRSAFASVLILPVLILATGLGIDRAFKQSLLRAEEQQLTTWTYLLLAAAETENGQLEMPAAFTEPRFSQPGSHLYAFVHRESSGVLQPAEMLWQSPSSRWLDLRDLGLMQQQALAPVVSYFAPFSDDFFVLRYRIQWEQEEGEDLSLVFSLYHASEEYRQQLQAFSTTLWRWLSGVGVLLLLGQWLLLYWSLRPLHWLSGKLSALNRGEVASITGEFAGELQPLVDNLNQLLVEEKSGRERYRNALSDLAHSVKTPLAVLRNEMHETTKNDALMVEQIQRLEDIVSRQLARASLAHGAIRHHQNAMQVASRLAASLKKLFPNVTIELGADKLMLPVDEKDLFDLLGNVMENACKYGAETIKISGGDSLYRGGQYKSLIVSDDGPGMPESVRAGVLARGLRADESKAGQGLGLSLVQDIVLAQGGELTLETSDMGGLAVCCRFPV, translated from the coding sequence ATGCACTCCATTAAACGTTTTTTTCGCAGTATTGCCGGCCGGTCGGCCTTCGCCAGTGTGTTGATCCTGCCGGTGTTGATTCTTGCAACCGGTCTGGGCATCGACCGGGCCTTTAAGCAAAGCCTGCTCCGGGCCGAAGAGCAGCAGCTGACAACCTGGACCTACCTGCTGCTGGCCGCCGCTGAAACAGAGAACGGTCAACTGGAGATGCCTGCTGCCTTCACCGAGCCCCGTTTCAGTCAGCCGGGCAGTCATCTTTATGCCTTTGTTCATCGCGAAAGCAGCGGCGTTTTACAACCTGCCGAGATGTTGTGGCAATCGCCCTCGTCGCGTTGGTTGGATCTGCGTGATCTGGGGCTTATGCAGCAGCAGGCACTGGCGCCTGTGGTGAGCTATTTCGCACCCTTTTCAGATGATTTTTTTGTGCTGCGCTATAGGATTCAATGGGAGCAGGAAGAGGGCGAGGATCTCAGTCTGGTCTTCAGTCTGTATCACGCCAGTGAAGAATACCGCCAGCAATTGCAGGCCTTCAGCACCACCTTGTGGCGATGGCTGAGTGGCGTTGGCGTCTTGTTGCTGTTAGGGCAGTGGCTGTTGTTGTACTGGTCTTTGCGCCCCTTGCACTGGCTCAGTGGTAAGTTATCCGCGCTCAATCGCGGCGAGGTGGCGAGCATCACAGGGGAGTTTGCCGGCGAGCTGCAACCGTTGGTGGATAATCTGAATCAGTTATTGGTTGAGGAAAAATCCGGTCGTGAGCGTTACCGCAATGCATTGTCGGATCTGGCCCACTCAGTCAAAACCCCGCTGGCGGTGTTGCGCAACGAAATGCACGAGACCACCAAAAATGATGCGCTGATGGTCGAGCAAATTCAGCGATTGGAAGACATAGTGTCACGCCAGCTCGCCCGCGCGTCACTGGCACACGGTGCAATCAGGCATCACCAGAACGCGATGCAAGTGGCGAGCCGATTGGCCGCCAGTCTGAAGAAACTGTTTCCCAATGTCACCATCGAGCTTGGCGCCGATAAATTGATGCTGCCCGTGGATGAAAAAGACTTGTTCGACCTGTTGGGCAATGTCATGGAAAACGCCTGCAAATATGGCGCGGAGACCATAAAAATAAGCGGGGGTGATAGCCTGTACCGGGGCGGTCAATACAAGTCGCTGATTGTGTCCGACGATGGCCCGGGTATGCCCGAATCTGTGCGCGCCGGGGTGCTGGCGCGAGGCTTGCGCGCCGACGAAAGCAAAGCCGGACAGGGACTGGGCCTGAGTCTTGTGCAGGATATTGTGCTCGCACAGGGCGGCGAGCTCACATTGGAAACCAGTGACATGGGTGGGCTTGCAGTCTGCTGCAGGTTTCCTGTCTGA
- a CDS encoding response regulator transcription factor: MRLLVIEDESALQSQIQKLFADRHWTVDLAADGKEGLYLGREYAYDVAIVDLGLPLMSGLDVIRTWRKEDNPLPILVLTARDHWQQKVEGLEAGADDYLTKPFHPEELLARVNALARRAAGKTSPVIKVESYALDTGAQVLTREGEVIALTSFEYRIVEYLMMHSARVISKTELTEHLYAQDHDRDSNVLEVLVARLRKKLDPEGNRLPLKTLRGQGYQFVGG, from the coding sequence ATGCGATTGTTAGTCATTGAAGATGAATCCGCGCTTCAGTCCCAGATCCAAAAACTGTTTGCCGATCGGCATTGGACGGTGGACCTGGCCGCCGACGGTAAAGAAGGGCTATACCTCGGCAGGGAGTATGCCTACGACGTGGCCATCGTCGATCTCGGGTTGCCCCTGATGTCCGGGCTCGACGTGATCCGTACCTGGCGCAAAGAAGATAACCCGCTGCCGATTCTGGTGCTCACCGCGCGCGATCACTGGCAGCAGAAGGTGGAAGGTTTGGAGGCAGGCGCGGATGATTACCTGACCAAGCCATTTCATCCAGAAGAATTGTTGGCGCGGGTCAATGCATTGGCGCGCCGCGCGGCGGGTAAAACCAGCCCGGTGATCAAAGTGGAATCCTACGCGCTGGATACCGGTGCGCAAGTCCTGACGCGGGAAGGCGAGGTGATCGCGCTGACCAGCTTTGAATACCGTATAGTGGAATACCTGATGATGCATTCCGCGCGGGTGATTTCAAAAACCGAACTCACAGAGCATTTGTACGCGCAGGACCATGACCGGGACAGCAATGTACTTGAAGTGCTGGTCGCGCGGTTGCGCAAGAAGCTGGACCCTGAAGGGAATCGCCTGCCGCTCAAAACCCTGCGCGGTCAGGGCTATCAATTCGTGGGCGGTTGA
- a CDS encoding PepSY domain-containing protein has protein sequence MLRLWILIFMLGFTLPTGGLQAAIPVPVQKAQDQAAGSPSEAAAIAVRRHGGEVLKVQKAGKHYKVRLLTADGRVKEVKVAAK, from the coding sequence ATGTTAAGGCTCTGGATTCTGATTTTTATGCTTGGTTTTACCCTGCCTACCGGCGGGCTGCAGGCAGCCATTCCAGTGCCGGTACAGAAAGCCCAGGATCAGGCAGCCGGCAGCCCTTCTGAAGCGGCTGCCATCGCGGTCCGGCGCCACGGTGGCGAAGTGCTTAAGGTTCAGAAAGCCGGTAAGCACTACAAAGTGCGTTTGCTCACCGCCGATGGCCGGGTCAAAGAAGTCAAAGTGGCTGCCAAGTAA
- a CDS encoding glycine zipper 2TM domain-containing protein: MKTTLFAVATLSALIALPASAGHGKNRHDNSRHDYAKVISATPIYEQVSISRPQQECWTETVAYERNHGSNSATPTLLGAVIGGAIGHAVGKNDRRSGTAIGAVLGGSIGHDIGKKQGHRSVEYRDEQRCETRNVTHYEDRLMGYDVTYRYQGENYYTRMDRDPGKRLKVAVEVTPLY, encoded by the coding sequence ATGAAAACCACTCTTTTTGCAGTAGCTACTCTCTCGGCGTTGATTGCGCTGCCCGCCAGTGCAGGCCATGGCAAGAATCGCCACGACAACAGCCGGCACGACTATGCCAAGGTCATTTCCGCGACCCCGATTTACGAGCAGGTGTCCATCAGCCGCCCGCAGCAGGAATGCTGGACTGAAACCGTGGCCTATGAGCGTAATCACGGCAGTAATTCAGCCACCCCGACACTGCTGGGCGCCGTGATCGGTGGTGCCATCGGCCATGCGGTGGGTAAAAACGACCGCCGTTCGGGCACGGCCATCGGGGCGGTGCTGGGGGGCTCCATCGGCCACGACATAGGCAAAAAGCAAGGCCATCGCAGTGTTGAATACCGGGATGAACAGCGGTGCGAAACCCGCAATGTGACGCACTACGAAGACCGGTTGATGGGTTATGACGTGACCTACCGCTATCAGGGTGAAAACTATTACACCCGCATGGACCGCGACCCTGGCAAGCGCCTGAAAGTTGCTGTTGAAGTGACTCCCTTGTACTGA
- a CDS encoding methyltransferase domain-containing protein has translation MKKPHQNPAGSKRPPLATADRNFDDLAPRFARNVYGGHKGELRLAVLQRDFEQCLPGYLATDSSVPGRRILDAGGGQGQFSAGFAEQHQLTLCDISAGMLALAAEQPGAERIRFIHTSIQSLAAQPEHREQYDLVICHAVLEWVVEQEALLTALYCLVRPGGHLSLTFYNAHGLAFKSLLRGQPPTILTGEFRPHRGSLTPNRPVTPAQVMQWLGEDRWTPVCHSGIRVFSDYLLTPEGKAMAPEQRLEWELTLSRQEPYRSLGRYQHMLLEKIVG, from the coding sequence ATGAAAAAACCGCACCAAAATCCAGCCGGCAGCAAGCGCCCACCGCTGGCAACGGCCGACAGAAACTTTGACGATCTGGCGCCTCGCTTCGCCCGCAATGTTTATGGAGGGCACAAGGGTGAGTTGCGCCTGGCAGTGCTGCAACGCGATTTCGAGCAATGCTTACCGGGCTATCTGGCGACAGATAGCTCCGTTCCCGGGCGCAGGATTCTGGATGCCGGGGGAGGGCAAGGGCAGTTTTCGGCCGGCTTTGCTGAGCAACATCAGCTGACGTTGTGCGATATTTCTGCCGGCATGCTGGCGCTGGCAGCAGAACAGCCCGGCGCCGAACGTATTCGTTTTATTCACACCAGTATTCAGTCTCTGGCTGCACAGCCTGAACATCGGGAACAATACGACCTGGTGATCTGCCATGCGGTTCTGGAATGGGTGGTAGAGCAGGAAGCCTTGCTGACTGCGCTCTATTGTCTGGTCCGGCCGGGTGGTCACCTCAGTCTGACTTTTTACAACGCCCACGGCCTGGCCTTCAAGAGCCTGTTGCGGGGCCAACCGCCCACCATTCTGACCGGAGAATTCCGGCCCCACCGGGGCAGCCTGACGCCCAACCGGCCGGTGACGCCGGCACAGGTAATGCAATGGTTGGGCGAGGATCGCTGGACGCCGGTGTGTCACAGCGGCATCCGGGTATTCAGTGACTATCTGTTGACACCGGAAGGTAAGGCGATGGCGCCTGAGCAACGGCTGGAATGGGAACTGACGCTTTCCAGGCAGGAGCCCTATCGGTCGTTGGGGCGTTACCAGCACATGCTGCTGGAAAAAATCGTTGGTTAA
- a CDS encoding MazG-like family protein — MLDYLALYRRFTAIAAHNQWQSLHSPRNLAQAVMLESAELVAEMQWMTDEQSARLAPEQKARVAAELADVMLYSIALSQSLGLDLGNVLASKMEANERRYGPQ, encoded by the coding sequence ATGCTTGATTACCTTGCTTTGTACCGACGTTTTACCGCTATCGCGGCACACAATCAATGGCAGTCCTTGCACAGTCCACGCAATCTGGCACAGGCAGTGATGCTGGAATCCGCTGAGCTGGTGGCTGAAATGCAGTGGATGACCGACGAGCAATCGGCCCGGCTGGCGCCCGAGCAAAAGGCCAGGGTGGCCGCGGAGCTTGCCGACGTGATGCTGTACAGCATTGCGTTGTCGCAATCGCTGGGTCTTGATCTCGGCAATGTGCTGGCGTCCAAAATGGAAGCCAATGAACGTCGGTATGGCCCGCAATGA
- a CDS encoding GIY-YIG nuclease family protein, whose protein sequence is MTTPGDTPWTVYIIEASDGRLYTGITTDPDRRLAQHKQGKGAKFFRGRTPKAMRYTESQPDHSSALKREMTIKRLTRSQKLALINDQPQPNNQPDPG, encoded by the coding sequence ATGACAACTCCCGGCGACACGCCCTGGACGGTTTATATTATCGAAGCCAGCGACGGTAGATTATACACCGGCATCACCACCGATCCCGACCGGCGGCTGGCTCAACACAAACAAGGCAAAGGGGCAAAGTTTTTCCGGGGCCGCACGCCCAAAGCGATGCGATACACGGAGAGCCAGCCCGACCATTCATCGGCGTTGAAGCGCGAAATGACTATCAAGCGATTAACCCGTAGCCAGAAACTGGCGTTGATCAACGATCAACCACAACCGAATAATCAGCCAGATCCCGGGTAA